The Sphingobacterium lactis sequence CTACACAACCTGACCGAGATTATCCGGGTCCTTCGTGAAAATCATGATGGGCTGTTCGTGGAAATCGTTGAAGACCTCCGTCGGAAGGTACAGACCTTCGGCTGTTTCTTCACGACACTTGATATCCGCCAGGACAGCAGTGTACTGCGCGAAACCTTCAATTGGCTGCTGGAAAATTACCCGAAAGAAACGGGCATCAGCTTAAAGGATATCGGCGACTCGGAAGAAGAGAAGGAAAAACACATCGCCTTTACGGAAGCTGACCTCCAGGAACAGGACGATGCAGCACCATTGGTGCAGGATACACTGAAAGTGATCCGGTTGATCAAAGATATTCAGCAGTCCGGAAGCGAGCGTGCTGTGCAACGGTTCATTATCTCCAATTGCCAGCAGGCCTCCGATATTCTGGGGCTGATGCAACTCTTCCTGTGGTCGGGGTGGACCAAGAAAGGGCTGACGATGGATTTTGTGCCGTTGTTCGAGACCGTGGATGACCTGAAACATGCAGCCGATGTCATGCGCAGTCTATATAGCAATAAAACCTATGCTGCGCACCTGAAGAAACGTGGCAACAAGCAGACGATCATGTTGGGGTTCTCGGATAGCACCAAGGATGGTGGTTACCTGATGGCGAACTGGTCGATCTATAAAGCGAAGGTGGAGCTGACCGCGATATCCCGTGAATACGATGTGGATTTGGTTTTCTTCGACGGACGCGGTGGACCTCCGGCACGTGGTGGCGGTAAAACGCAGCGTTTCTATTCGTCCATGGGCAAAGAAATCGAGAACAACCATATCCAGTTGACCATTCAGGGCCAGACCATCAGTAGCCAATACGGTTCCTTGGATTCGGCGAAATACCAAATCGAGCAATTGCTCCATGCAGGTGTCATTTCGGACCTTCGCCAGCGCGAAGGGGATACCCTGACGGCGAAACAGAAGAACATTATCGATCAGATGGCAGCTGAGAGCCATGCGAAGTTCCTGGAACTCCGCCACCATAAACTGTTCCTGAAATACCTGGAAACATTGAGTCCGTTGAAAGAATTGGCTTCGATCAATATCTCCAGCCGCCCGGTGAAACGCAATTCCGATAAGGAACTCCGCCTGGAAGATCTACGGGCCATTAGTTTCGTGACTTCATGGAGCCAGCTGAAGCAGAATATCCCAGGCTTCTATGGGGTCGGAACAGCGCTGCAATGGGCTGAGGACAATAACCTCTGGTCCTATGTGAAAAACCTGTACGAGACGTCGGGCATGTTCAATACGGTGATCGACAATTGCATGATGTCCATGACGAAGTCCAATTTTGATATCACGGCCTACATGAAGGACGATAAGGAGTTCGGCGAATTCTGGACCATGTTGAAGGAAGAGTTCGATCGCACTAAGGAATACCTGTTGAAGTTGACCGGCATGAAGGAACTGATGGAGAATTACCCGGTGGAAAAAGCCTCCATCTGTGAGCGCGAGAAAATTATCCTACCGCTGTTGATCATCCAACATTATGCGATTCGATTGCTTGAGGATAAGCAAAAAGACGATAAAAAGGCGGAAACATACCGGAAGTTGATCGGCCGGACCATCTATGGTGTGGTGAATGCGGGACGAAATTTAGCTTAGATTGATTTTGAATTAAATAGAAATGGACAGAAGTAAGGATAAATAGGGATAATTTTATATTTTTGTGTGTTTTTAAAATAATAAAGCGATGAAATTAAATACATTATTAGTTGCTGCAGCTCTTGCAAGTACATCTTTATCTTCATGTGTGTTCAAAACAGCAGAGGAAAACCAGTTGAAATATACGCATACTACATTGGTTGATGGTGACGCGTATGCATTTTTCAGACAAGTGGGTTCCATCGCGCCTTACGAAGTATCATATGCTGATCATGTTGCTACGGTAGGAAATGCACAAGCTAAAGATGCATCAGCAAAAGTGGCTGCCTATTTCAATGAGATCCTTCCGAAAATGGATTCCCTAGCTACTAAATACCATGTAGACTTCCCAATTCGCGGAACAGAGGTTTTTGCAGCGAAAAATGAAGAGAATGTTGCTGTTGAGCCTACACAGGCACCTACTATCGTTCAGGACTCCACAGTTGCAGTA is a genomic window containing:
- a CDS encoding phosphoenolpyruvate carboxylase; this encodes MRLSQKKAVFQNEVLTRFDLYKSLFLTLPFQRVKHTGTILPFFTNHCEQGVEAHHSPEQIIDSFFGQYEQYVKEDDRLDLLFRIVQYIERQVVLFDAVEDSAFKKVGKSDESGGMESIFTLAQTNPQLKKQVVSRLKDLSVRLVLTAHPTQFYPGPVLSIINDLIDDLKKDDIPNIHLLLQQLGKTPFINKQKPTPVDEAISLAWYLENVFYSVASGIQAKIENELEVSPDDIDHLIELGFWPGGDRDGNPNVTWESTKRVATLLRTILFRCYYRDFRIVKRRITFRGVESYMEELQELFYENSFNPVEKPVDETERILHNLTEIIRVLRENHDGLFVEIVEDLRRKVQTFGCFFTTLDIRQDSSVLRETFNWLLENYPKETGISLKDIGDSEEEKEKHIAFTEADLQEQDDAAPLVQDTLKVIRLIKDIQQSGSERAVQRFIISNCQQASDILGLMQLFLWSGWTKKGLTMDFVPLFETVDDLKHAADVMRSLYSNKTYAAHLKKRGNKQTIMLGFSDSTKDGGYLMANWSIYKAKVELTAISREYDVDLVFFDGRGGPPARGGGKTQRFYSSMGKEIENNHIQLTIQGQTISSQYGSLDSAKYQIEQLLHAGVISDLRQREGDTLTAKQKNIIDQMAAESHAKFLELRHHKLFLKYLETLSPLKELASINISSRPVKRNSDKELRLEDLRAISFVTSWSQLKQNIPGFYGVGTALQWAEDNNLWSYVKNLYETSGMFNTVIDNCMMSMTKSNFDITAYMKDDKEFGEFWTMLKEEFDRTKEYLLKLTGMKELMENYPVEKASICEREKIILPLLIIQHYAIRLLEDKQKDDKKAETYRKLIGRTIYGVVNAGRNLA